One Paraburkholderia dioscoreae DNA segment encodes these proteins:
- a CDS encoding cytochrome c oxidase assembly protein, producing MKTLAERAALTLLLTGCPLARAHVLSDAERSAPSFGWSFEAWVIALMAVSALAYVAGYIRLQRRGGRLGRAARARRLWLAAFVAGWATLVIALMSPLDTLSGALFSAHMVQHESMMLIAAPLCVLGRPLGVWIWALPRAARLQVARAVRTPAVAHAWRTLTAPLTAWLLHAAALWAWHAPTLFEAALAHPFIHTLQHASFLVSALLFWWTVFGDGARRQSGGHAMLSLFTTMVHTSALGALITLSPGLWYPSYVETCSALGVDPLQDQQLGGLIMWVPGAAAYLAGGLVVAARWLARGDRSPLFTRRAASVKDAAQ from the coding sequence ATGAAGACACTTGCCGAACGCGCCGCCTTGACGCTCCTGCTGACCGGATGCCCGCTTGCGCGTGCCCATGTTTTGAGCGACGCCGAGCGCTCGGCGCCTTCGTTCGGCTGGAGCTTTGAGGCTTGGGTGATCGCGTTGATGGCGGTGAGCGCGCTCGCGTACGTGGCGGGCTACATCCGTTTGCAGCGTCGCGGCGGCAGGCTCGGGCGGGCGGCGCGGGCGCGCCGGCTGTGGCTGGCGGCATTCGTTGCCGGTTGGGCCACGCTCGTGATTGCGTTGATGTCGCCGCTCGATACGTTAAGTGGCGCGCTGTTTTCCGCGCACATGGTGCAGCACGAATCGATGATGCTGATCGCGGCCCCGTTGTGCGTGCTCGGCCGCCCGCTCGGCGTCTGGATCTGGGCGTTGCCGCGCGCCGCGCGGCTCCAGGTCGCACGCGCGGTGCGAACGCCGGCCGTCGCGCATGCGTGGCGGACGCTGACCGCACCGCTGACCGCCTGGCTGCTGCACGCCGCCGCGCTATGGGCATGGCACGCACCAACGCTGTTCGAGGCCGCGCTCGCGCATCCGTTCATACACACGTTGCAGCACGCGAGTTTCCTGGTGAGTGCACTGCTTTTCTGGTGGACCGTATTCGGCGACGGCGCGCGGCGGCAGTCGGGCGGCCACGCCATGCTCTCGCTCTTCACGACGATGGTGCACACCAGCGCGCTCGGCGCATTGATCACGCTTTCGCCCGGCTTGTGGTATCCGTCGTACGTCGAGACGTGCAGCGCGCTGGGCGTCGATCCGCTACAGGACCAGCAACTCGGCGGGCTCATCATGTGGGTTCCGGGTGCCGCCGCCTACTTGGCTGGCGGGCTTGTGGTGGCGGCCCGCTGGCTTGCTCGCGGCGACCGTTCGCCGCTTTTCACGCGACGGGCGGCCAGTGTGAAGGACGCCGCGCAATGA
- the ctaD gene encoding cytochrome c oxidase subunit I translates to MTAPDNSPRQRSDLLVKDGPDAPAGTRAMLAETWSDPAGFVGWFSAVNHKTIARRFIVTTFVFFLLAGLLALVMRTQLARPGNRLVGPDLYDELFTLHGTTMMFLFAVPMMQAVASYLIPLMIGARSVAFPRMNAYAYWVFLFGGLTLYVAFALGAAPRAGWFSYVPLAGPDYATGKGTDIWAQMITFTELAALLEAVILITTILKMRAPGMSLNRLPLFAWATLVTQFMILFAMPSIMLASTALILDRLVGTQFYNPALGGDVLLWQHLFWFFGHPEVYLIFIPALGFMSSIIQTFARRPVVGYPAMVLSLIATAFLAFGLWVHHMFATTVPELGKSFFTAASVLIAVPSGVQIYCWLATLLTGRLQLKAPLLFVLAFFFVLVLGGMTGIMLGSVALDLQVHDTYFVVAHLHYVLIGGAVFPLFGAFYYWFPKVTGRLLGERLARWHFWLFFIGFNVTFFPMHWLGLHGMTRRIWTYPQGLGWGPMNMSATLGAYTMGAGVLLFLVNVLKSRGHGERSPADPWGASTLEWSVPSPPPPHNFDVLPVVHGRDPLWEPVRQPATVSGLAAGAREVLTTSALDAMPETRPLFPTPSIWPFLSAVATTVFFIGSIFTPTAVWWGSVPVGVAMVAWFWPRRGNNAIARALERLPWDDEVSRRTGDVPADAGEGPRVKLLEPGESDTAQAASTLEVRQLPSFGFSHRSLMWWATAGLMAIEGTVFAIAVAMYFYLRGVNAAWPMHAPPPGLLWGTVNTVILLASLWPNQLAKRAAERGDRVGARIWLSVCLAFAVAFLVVRGFEFAALNVMWYANAYGSIVWLLLGLHTTHLITDTVDTAVLAALLFTGPFEGKRLLDTSENAIYWYFVVLSWLPIYAVLYLAPRMHL, encoded by the coding sequence ATGACGGCGCCCGACAATTCCCCCCGCCAGCGTTCCGACCTGCTGGTGAAGGACGGACCGGATGCGCCCGCCGGGACACGTGCCATGCTCGCCGAAACCTGGAGCGATCCGGCCGGATTCGTCGGCTGGTTCTCCGCCGTGAATCACAAGACCATTGCGCGCCGTTTCATCGTCACCACCTTCGTTTTTTTCCTGCTGGCCGGCTTGCTCGCGCTCGTCATGCGCACGCAGCTCGCACGCCCAGGCAACCGTCTGGTTGGACCTGATCTGTACGACGAACTTTTCACCCTGCATGGCACGACCATGATGTTCCTGTTCGCCGTGCCGATGATGCAGGCGGTTGCGAGCTACCTGATTCCCTTGATGATCGGCGCGCGCAGCGTGGCGTTCCCGCGCATGAACGCCTACGCGTACTGGGTTTTTCTGTTCGGCGGGCTGACGCTGTACGTCGCCTTCGCGCTCGGGGCCGCACCGCGAGCGGGATGGTTCAGCTACGTGCCGCTCGCCGGCCCCGACTACGCAACCGGCAAAGGCACGGACATCTGGGCCCAGATGATCACCTTCACCGAGCTTGCCGCTTTGCTCGAAGCGGTGATCCTCATCACGACCATTCTGAAGATGCGTGCGCCCGGCATGTCGCTCAACCGGCTGCCGCTCTTCGCATGGGCGACGCTCGTCACGCAGTTCATGATTCTCTTTGCGATGCCGTCGATCATGCTGGCAAGCACGGCGTTGATTCTCGACCGGCTGGTGGGCACCCAGTTCTACAACCCGGCGCTCGGCGGCGACGTGCTGTTGTGGCAGCACCTGTTCTGGTTCTTCGGCCACCCGGAGGTGTACCTCATTTTCATTCCCGCACTCGGGTTCATGTCGTCGATCATTCAGACCTTCGCACGGCGCCCGGTGGTCGGCTATCCGGCGATGGTGCTGTCGCTGATCGCGACCGCGTTTCTCGCCTTCGGCTTATGGGTGCACCATATGTTCGCCACCACGGTCCCCGAACTGGGCAAGAGTTTTTTCACGGCGGCAAGCGTGCTGATCGCGGTGCCCTCGGGCGTGCAGATTTATTGCTGGCTGGCGACGCTGCTGACTGGCCGTCTTCAACTGAAGGCGCCGCTGCTTTTCGTGTTGGCGTTCTTCTTCGTTCTGGTGCTGGGCGGTATGACCGGCATCATGCTCGGTTCGGTCGCGCTCGATCTTCAGGTGCACGACACTTATTTCGTCGTCGCACATCTGCATTACGTGCTGATCGGCGGCGCGGTGTTTCCGCTGTTCGGCGCTTTCTACTACTGGTTTCCGAAAGTCACCGGTCGCCTGCTCGGCGAGCGGCTTGCGCGCTGGCATTTCTGGCTCTTCTTCATTGGCTTTAACGTCACCTTTTTTCCGATGCACTGGCTCGGCCTGCATGGCATGACGCGGCGCATCTGGACCTATCCGCAGGGTCTCGGCTGGGGGCCGATGAATATGAGCGCGACGCTGGGCGCTTACACGATGGGCGCCGGCGTATTGCTGTTTCTCGTGAACGTGCTGAAGAGCCGCGGGCATGGCGAGCGCTCGCCGGCCGACCCGTGGGGCGCGAGCACGCTCGAATGGAGTGTGCCGAGCCCGCCACCGCCGCACAATTTCGACGTGTTGCCCGTGGTGCATGGACGTGATCCGTTATGGGAACCGGTACGGCAGCCGGCGACAGTCTCCGGTCTCGCGGCGGGCGCGCGCGAAGTGCTGACCACGAGCGCGCTCGACGCGATGCCGGAAACCCGGCCGCTTTTCCCGACGCCTTCCATCTGGCCGTTTCTCAGCGCCGTCGCGACAACGGTCTTCTTCATCGGCTCGATCTTCACGCCGACAGCCGTGTGGTGGGGCAGCGTGCCGGTCGGCGTGGCGATGGTCGCGTGGTTCTGGCCGAGGCGCGGCAACAATGCGATCGCGCGGGCGCTGGAGCGCTTGCCCTGGGATGACGAGGTGTCACGCCGGACCGGCGACGTACCCGCCGATGCGGGCGAGGGGCCGCGAGTGAAACTGCTCGAACCGGGCGAAAGCGACACGGCGCAGGCGGCTTCGACACTCGAAGTGCGCCAGCTCCCAAGCTTCGGCTTCAGTCATCGCAGTTTGATGTGGTGGGCAACTGCGGGGCTCATGGCGATCGAAGGGACGGTGTTCGCGATCGCAGTCGCCATGTACTTCTATTTGCGCGGCGTGAATGCAGCGTGGCCGATGCATGCGCCGCCGCCTGGCTTGCTGTGGGGCACGGTCAACACGGTGATTCTGCTGGCGAGCCTGTGGCCGAATCAACTGGCGAAGCGCGCGGCGGAACGTGGCGATCGTGTCGGAGCCCGAATATGGCTGAGCGTGTGCCTGGCGTTCGCGGTGGCGTTTCTGGTCGTTCGCGGTTTCGAGTTCGCCGCGTTGAACGTCATGTGGTACGCGAACGCGTATGGCTCCATCGTCTGGTTGCTGCTGGGCTTGCATACCACGCATCTGATCACGGACACAGTGGACACGGCCGTGCTCGCCGCGCTGCTGTTTACCGGACCTTTCGAGGGCAAACGGCTTCTGGATACGAGCGAGAACGCGATTTACTGGTACTTCGTCGTACTGAGCTGGCTGCCTATCTATGCGGTGCTGTATCTCGCGCCGCGCATGCACCTGTAG
- the coxB gene encoding cytochrome c oxidase subunit II: MPGGGLALFARTGHAEIVAPQDALHPAGIQAAYILGLWHVTLIVCGVVFAAVLAAVLIALMRRSGGPDRHAADGQMPHERRAQSAIVLASMVSVVLLLGLVVADVLTDRALSRLPVGNALHIQVTGEQWWWKADYPGDAGHPGFATANELHVPVGRPVIVSLKASDVIHSFWVPNLHGKKDMLPGIDSTIEFRADKPGVYRGQCAEFCGAEHALMAMLVFAQAPADYESWAARQAAPASAAADMTTVQRGLQIFEQSSCANCHSVRGTSARGTVGPDLTHLMSRQTIASGVLANTPGNLADWIRDPGATKPGTTMPAVPLSAPDLQALVSWLATLR; the protein is encoded by the coding sequence ATGCCCGGAGGCGGTCTTGCGCTGTTTGCACGCACCGGGCACGCGGAGATCGTCGCGCCGCAAGACGCGCTTCATCCGGCCGGCATTCAGGCCGCGTACATCCTCGGGCTGTGGCATGTCACGTTGATCGTGTGCGGCGTGGTGTTCGCCGCGGTGCTTGCCGCCGTGCTGATCGCGCTGATGCGCCGTTCCGGCGGCCCCGACCGTCATGCGGCCGACGGGCAGATGCCGCACGAGCGCCGTGCGCAGAGCGCGATCGTGCTGGCAAGCATGGTGTCCGTGGTTTTGCTGCTTGGACTCGTGGTAGCAGACGTGTTGACGGACCGCGCGCTGTCCCGCCTGCCGGTCGGCAATGCCTTGCACATTCAGGTGACGGGCGAGCAGTGGTGGTGGAAGGCGGATTATCCCGGCGACGCCGGGCATCCCGGCTTCGCGACCGCCAACGAGTTGCACGTTCCGGTGGGACGGCCCGTGATCGTGTCGCTGAAGGCGAGCGACGTGATCCACAGTTTCTGGGTGCCCAATCTGCACGGCAAGAAAGACATGCTGCCGGGCATCGATTCGACGATCGAATTCCGTGCCGATAAACCGGGCGTCTACCGCGGACAATGCGCCGAATTTTGCGGCGCCGAACATGCGTTGATGGCGATGCTGGTGTTCGCGCAAGCGCCCGCCGATTACGAATCATGGGCCGCGCGGCAAGCCGCGCCCGCTTCAGCCGCCGCGGACATGACGACCGTGCAGCGTGGGCTGCAAATCTTCGAGCAGTCGAGTTGCGCGAACTGCCATAGCGTGCGCGGCACGTCGGCGCGCGGAACCGTGGGACCGGACCTCACGCATCTGATGAGCCGTCAGACGATCGCTTCGGGCGTGCTCGCCAACACGCCGGGCAATCTCGCCGACTGGATCCGCGATCCCGGCGCGACCAAGCCCGGCACCACCATGCCGGCCGTTCCGTTATCTGCGCCCGATCTTCAGGCGCTGGTCAGCTGGCTCGCCACACTACGATGA
- a CDS encoding hybrid sensor histidine kinase/response regulator → MMNSPLFDGLDSNWSVRWVESVSDYAIFALSPDGRIQSWNPGGEAIYGYRRDEVLGQPLDILYTEEDRSRGLPAAGLETARRTNRYDTEGWRVRKDGTVFWASMVTTTLRAEDGRITGFAKIVRDMTDKKTAHDAVLESERHFRMLVHGVTDYAIYMLSPEGIITNWNPGARRIKGYAAEEVIGSHFSRFYTPEDAAAGLPQYGLAVAAREGRFEAEGWRVKRNGERFLAHVVIDAIRDDDGTLAGFAKITRDITERAEAARLLEETRAALFQSQKMEAIGKLTGGVAHDFNNVLQVLRGNLELLEHRHGRDGWTRERLEKAIDAVERGAKLASQLLSFGRQQPLQPVVINLAPAIRGMDDLLRRALGETVEVETVVAGGLWNTLIDIHQLENVLLNLAINARDAMPEGGKLTIELSNAMLDDHYVAGLPDVPPGQYVLLAVTDTGTGMPADVLQRAFDPFFTTKPEGRGTGLGLSTAYGFVKQSGGHIRLYSEVGHGTTVKIYLARSMGTAVEPPQRTSVTLLRGAETVLVVEDDRKVQSTVVDTLSGLGYSVLKADDAEQALAVIRSGVHIDLVFTDVVMPGPLRSPDMAAQALQFLPRLKVLFTSGYTQNAIVHGGRLDPGVELLSKPYSREQLAYKIRQLLGPFTEPTRLDAQEPAARSDGAAALRVLLVDDDPESTEAIGALLKMLGHEPAMTDSPEQALNWLKTGSFDILIADLTMPAMPGIELAQKAVGLRPELRVVFASGREMPDVPGLDFVWKSLRKPYALEDLSAALEALRQ, encoded by the coding sequence ATGATGAATTCGCCCCTGTTCGATGGGCTCGACTCGAACTGGTCAGTCAGGTGGGTGGAATCCGTCTCCGATTACGCGATCTTTGCACTCTCACCGGACGGCCGGATCCAGAGCTGGAATCCCGGCGGAGAAGCCATTTACGGATACCGGCGTGACGAGGTTCTCGGCCAGCCGCTGGACATCCTCTACACAGAGGAAGACCGCTCGAGGGGGCTGCCCGCGGCAGGTCTGGAGACCGCGCGGCGGACCAATCGCTACGACACCGAAGGATGGAGAGTGCGCAAGGACGGCACCGTCTTCTGGGCGAGCATGGTGACGACCACCTTGCGCGCGGAGGATGGTCGCATTACAGGCTTCGCGAAGATCGTGCGGGACATGACCGACAAGAAGACCGCGCACGACGCGGTTCTCGAAAGTGAACGGCATTTTCGTATGCTGGTTCATGGTGTGACGGACTACGCGATCTATATGCTCTCGCCGGAGGGCATCATTACCAACTGGAACCCGGGCGCGCGACGGATCAAGGGCTACGCGGCGGAAGAAGTCATTGGTTCACATTTTTCGCGCTTCTACACCCCCGAAGACGCCGCGGCCGGGTTGCCTCAGTACGGCCTCGCAGTCGCGGCGCGCGAGGGCCGTTTCGAGGCCGAAGGCTGGCGCGTCAAGCGCAATGGTGAGCGCTTCCTCGCACACGTCGTGATCGACGCGATCCGCGACGACGACGGCACGCTGGCGGGATTCGCCAAGATTACCCGCGACATCACCGAGCGCGCGGAAGCCGCGCGGCTTCTGGAAGAAACCCGCGCGGCACTCTTCCAGTCGCAGAAAATGGAGGCGATCGGCAAGCTCACCGGCGGCGTCGCGCATGACTTCAACAATGTGCTGCAGGTGCTGCGGGGCAATCTCGAACTGCTGGAACACCGGCACGGCCGCGACGGATGGACCCGCGAGCGGCTCGAAAAGGCGATCGACGCCGTGGAACGGGGCGCGAAGCTGGCGTCGCAACTCCTTTCGTTCGGACGCCAGCAGCCGCTGCAACCGGTCGTGATCAATCTGGCGCCCGCCATACGGGGCATGGACGACCTGCTGCGCCGCGCGCTCGGCGAGACCGTGGAGGTCGAAACCGTCGTGGCCGGCGGCTTGTGGAACACGCTCATCGACATTCACCAGCTCGAAAACGTGCTGCTAAACCTGGCGATCAACGCGCGCGACGCGATGCCGGAGGGTGGCAAGCTGACCATCGAACTATCCAACGCGATGCTCGACGATCATTACGTCGCGGGGCTGCCCGACGTGCCGCCGGGCCAGTACGTGCTGCTTGCGGTAACCGATACCGGTACGGGCATGCCTGCCGATGTGTTGCAGCGAGCCTTCGATCCATTTTTTACCACCAAGCCGGAAGGTCGGGGCACCGGCCTTGGACTGAGCACGGCGTATGGCTTCGTGAAACAGAGCGGCGGCCACATCCGCCTGTACAGCGAGGTCGGGCACGGTACGACCGTCAAGATTTATCTTGCCCGGTCCATGGGAACAGCAGTCGAACCGCCCCAGCGGACCAGCGTCACGTTGCTGAGGGGCGCGGAGACGGTCCTTGTTGTCGAAGACGACCGCAAGGTGCAGTCGACGGTGGTCGACACGTTGTCGGGTCTCGGCTATAGCGTGCTGAAAGCGGACGACGCGGAGCAGGCGCTGGCCGTAATCCGCAGCGGAGTCCATATCGACCTGGTGTTCACCGACGTCGTCATGCCGGGTCCGCTCCGCAGTCCCGACATGGCCGCGCAGGCGCTTCAGTTCCTGCCACGCCTGAAGGTGCTTTTTACATCGGGCTACACGCAAAATGCGATAGTTCACGGCGGCCGGCTGGATCCGGGCGTGGAACTGCTGAGCAAGCCCTACTCGCGTGAACAGCTGGCTTACAAGATCCGGCAGCTGCTTGGGCCGTTCACCGAGCCTACCCGCCTCGACGCGCAGGAGCCGGCCGCGCGAAGCGATGGCGCCGCCGCCCTGCGCGTTCTGCTGGTGGACGACGATCCCGAGTCCACCGAGGCCATCGGCGCCCTGCTGAAAATGCTGGGCCACGAGCCTGCGATGACCGATTCGCCGGAACAGGCGCTGAACTGGCTGAAAACCGGATCGTTCGACATTCTGATTGCGGACCTTACGATGCCTGCCATGCCGGGCATAGAACTGGCGCAAAAGGCTGTGGGGTTGCGGCCCGAGCTGCGAGTGGTGTTCGCGTCCGGCCGTGAGATGCCGGACGTACCGGGGTTGGACTTCGTCTGGAAGTCACTGCGAAAGCCTTACGCGCTGGAGGATCTGAGCGCGGCGCTGGAGGCGTTGCGTCAATAG
- the yghU gene encoding glutathione-dependent disulfide-bond oxidoreductase, with protein MSDRADYVPPKVWTWNKDNGGRFANINRPVAGAAHEKELPVGRHPLQLYSLATPNGVKVTVMLEELLASGHSGAEYDAWLIRIGEGEQFGSGFVAVNPNSKIPALLDRSGPKPIRVFESGAILLYLAEKFGAFLPTEPGARAECLSWLFWQMGSAPYLGGGLGHFYAYAPTKIEYAIDRFAMEVKRQLDVLDKRLAENEYVAGSEYTIADMAIWPWYGGLVKGWLYEAAEFLSVQDYRHVQRWANAIGERPAVRRGRKVNRVFGELSDQLHERHDASDFETSTQDVLTAQK; from the coding sequence ATGAGTGACCGCGCCGATTACGTGCCGCCGAAAGTATGGACCTGGAACAAGGACAACGGCGGCCGCTTCGCGAACATCAACCGCCCTGTCGCGGGGGCAGCGCATGAGAAGGAACTGCCGGTCGGCCGCCATCCTCTTCAGCTCTACTCGCTGGCCACGCCGAACGGCGTGAAGGTCACGGTGATGCTCGAAGAACTGCTGGCGAGCGGTCACAGCGGCGCGGAGTACGACGCGTGGCTGATCAGGATCGGTGAAGGCGAGCAATTCGGCAGCGGGTTCGTGGCCGTGAATCCGAACTCCAAGATTCCCGCGCTGCTGGATCGCAGCGGCCCCAAGCCGATCCGGGTTTTCGAGTCCGGTGCGATTCTCCTGTATCTCGCCGAAAAGTTCGGCGCTTTTCTGCCGACCGAACCTGGCGCGCGCGCCGAATGCCTGTCATGGTTGTTCTGGCAGATGGGAAGCGCCCCGTATCTGGGCGGCGGCCTCGGCCATTTTTACGCATACGCGCCGACGAAAATCGAATATGCGATCGACCGCTTCGCGATGGAAGTAAAACGTCAGCTCGATGTGCTCGACAAGCGGCTCGCGGAAAACGAATACGTGGCGGGCAGCGAGTACACGATCGCCGACATGGCGATCTGGCCTTGGTACGGCGGCCTCGTCAAGGGCTGGCTCTACGAGGCGGCCGAATTCCTGTCGGTGCAGGACTATCGGCATGTTCAGCGCTGGGCCAATGCGATCGGCGAACGTCCGGCGGTGCGTCGGGGACGGAAGGTCAACCGCGTGTTCGGTGAGCTTTCAGATCAATTGCACGAACGTCATGATGCAAGCGACTTCGAGACGAGCACGCAGGACGTCCTGACCGCGCAGAAGTAG
- a CDS encoding multidrug effflux MFS transporter: protein MNHTITDCSTSPTRTPNSPRFLLFLICLFASAGQLAIDIYVPALPAMAHFFATSPQAIQSSVSGYMVAYALGQLVFGPVADAYGRKRVLAFGLVIYTLGCLLSLAASSLETFILARCLQGFGIATTNLLAKAIITDSFTGQALVHAFTYMSIAWGLAPIVAPVIGAHLQTWFGWQACLVFLLVYSLVMWGLLWRYRETLVQPVHLAPRTLMANAGKVLSSPVFQSCFLAQGLCYSILLVFNIVGPFMVQNTLHKPPTFFGYLALGIGAMYFLGGLSNRVYGARLPNAEQRLRIGARVMAGASIAMLILALTVGLRVWTLALPVLVMGFCAGAMYPTLMAKGNSLFPHIAGLTSAILGCALLLVSSAMMGLAGFVSVQELTSLAVFFVVLALTVVGMVTKLLRHLAQPQSAAVARGSGEAV from the coding sequence ATGAACCACACTATCACCGACTGCTCTACCTCTCCCACACGCACACCGAACTCGCCGCGCTTCCTGCTGTTCCTGATCTGCCTGTTCGCCTCCGCTGGACAACTCGCAATCGACATTTACGTGCCCGCGCTACCCGCAATGGCGCATTTCTTTGCGACATCACCTCAGGCGATCCAGTCGAGCGTGTCCGGGTACATGGTGGCCTATGCGCTCGGCCAGCTCGTCTTCGGACCGGTAGCCGATGCTTATGGGCGCAAACGCGTGCTGGCTTTCGGGCTCGTGATCTACACGCTCGGCTGTCTGCTGTCACTTGCTGCATCAAGCCTGGAAACATTCATTCTTGCCCGCTGTCTGCAGGGATTCGGTATCGCCACCACGAACCTGCTCGCGAAGGCGATCATCACCGATTCGTTCACTGGGCAAGCGCTGGTGCACGCGTTCACCTACATGTCGATCGCATGGGGGCTCGCTCCGATTGTGGCGCCGGTGATCGGCGCGCACCTGCAAACCTGGTTCGGCTGGCAGGCCTGCCTCGTCTTTCTGCTTGTTTATTCGCTGGTGATGTGGGGGTTGCTGTGGCGCTACCGCGAGACGTTGGTGCAGCCGGTGCACCTCGCGCCGCGCACGCTGATGGCGAACGCCGGTAAGGTGCTGTCGAGCCCCGTGTTCCAAAGCTGCTTCCTGGCGCAAGGTCTTTGCTACAGCATCCTGCTCGTGTTCAATATCGTTGGACCATTCATGGTGCAGAACACGTTGCATAAGCCGCCGACTTTTTTCGGCTACCTCGCTCTCGGTATCGGGGCGATGTACTTCCTCGGCGGTCTTTCGAATCGCGTGTACGGCGCGCGTCTGCCGAATGCAGAGCAGCGGCTGCGCATCGGTGCCCGCGTGATGGCGGGCGCGTCGATTGCGATGCTGATTCTTGCGCTGACAGTCGGCCTGCGTGTGTGGACACTCGCGCTGCCCGTGCTTGTGATGGGGTTCTGCGCAGGCGCAATGTATCCGACTCTGATGGCCAAGGGAAATTCGCTGTTCCCGCACATCGCGGGCCTGACGAGCGCGATCCTCGGGTGCGCACTGCTGCTCGTGTCGTCGGCGATGATGGGACTGGCCGGCTTTGTTTCGGTGCAGGAACTGACCTCATTGGCGGTGTTTTTTGTGGTCCTCGCCCTTACGGTCGTGGGGATGGTGACGAAGCTGCTACGCCATCTGGCTCAACCGCAGTCCGCAGCCGTCGCGCGCGGGAGCGGCGAAGCGGTGTAA
- a CDS encoding AraC family transcriptional regulator: MVRPKLQTFGDVFAARKVIAQAIDYVDGTHEIAHIHHRAQLVYATSGIVRAITPLGLWMLTPGNALLIGSQIEHELHMVGQVSMRTLYIEPASLAPQKQECRVIPVGDLLRATILGMFDSDPDEAGESRTALIVPLILRLLEDAADAADGARTARLPLPANVRLRNICESLIAQPASNDTLELWADRVGASSRTVARLFRQETGMSFGQWREQLRLAEAMSKLSVGHAASQVAQDLGYADVRTFTVMFRRAFGSTPQQFRQQFREPLAI; the protein is encoded by the coding sequence ATGGTCCGGCCTAAACTGCAAACCTTCGGCGACGTTTTTGCCGCCCGAAAAGTGATTGCGCAGGCGATCGACTACGTCGACGGAACGCATGAAATCGCCCACATTCACCATCGCGCGCAACTGGTCTACGCAACCAGCGGCATCGTCCGCGCGATTACGCCACTTGGTCTGTGGATGCTGACGCCCGGCAACGCCCTGCTGATCGGATCGCAGATCGAGCATGAATTGCATATGGTCGGACAGGTTTCTATGCGCACGCTGTACATCGAGCCGGCTTCGCTCGCGCCGCAAAAACAGGAGTGCCGTGTGATTCCGGTCGGCGATCTGCTGCGCGCCACGATTCTCGGCATGTTCGATTCAGATCCCGACGAAGCCGGCGAGAGCCGCACGGCCCTGATCGTGCCGTTGATCCTGCGTCTTCTGGAAGATGCGGCGGACGCCGCAGACGGCGCGCGCACCGCGCGCCTGCCGCTGCCTGCCAATGTCCGCCTGCGGAACATATGTGAAAGCCTGATCGCGCAACCCGCCAGCAACGACACGCTGGAATTGTGGGCGGACCGGGTCGGCGCCAGTTCGCGCACGGTCGCGCGGCTGTTTCGACAGGAAACCGGCATGAGCTTCGGGCAATGGCGCGAACAGTTGCGCCTGGCCGAGGCGATGTCCAAACTTTCGGTCGGCCACGCGGCGAGCCAGGTTGCGCAAGACCTGGGTTATGCCGACGTGCGCACCTTCACCGTGATGTTCAGGCGCGCATTCGGCAGCACGCCCCAGCAGTTCCGCCAACAGTTCCGCGAACCGCTCGCTATTTGA